One part of the Bacillus sp. FJAT-27916 genome encodes these proteins:
- a CDS encoding (2Fe-2S)-binding protein → MVNQQPYYKEVEPTELLLEVLRRKIGLTGAKPGCLNGDCGACTVMVDKRPTKSCLMLAVEAKDKEIITIEGLNHTPIQEAFVTHFAFQCGYCTPGFIMNCQALLMDDPNPADEKIKTWLSSNICRCTGYAEIEKAIKSVIHRDERSSNR, encoded by the coding sequence ATGGTGAATCAGCAGCCTTATTATAAAGAAGTTGAACCAACAGAACTATTACTGGAAGTATTGCGCCGCAAAATTGGCTTAACCGGTGCTAAGCCAGGCTGTCTTAATGGTGATTGTGGTGCCTGTACGGTAATGGTTGATAAACGACCAACCAAATCATGCTTAATGCTTGCTGTTGAAGCAAAAGATAAGGAAATTATCACGATTGAAGGACTGAATCATACACCGATTCAAGAAGCATTTGTTACACATTTTGCTTTTCAGTGCGGATATTGCACCCCTGGTTTTATTATGAATTGCCAAGCATTATTGATGGATGACCCGAACCCTGCAGATGAAAAAATAAAAACATGGCTCTCCTCCAATATATGTCGATGTACGGGTTATGCTGAAATTGAAAAAGCAATCAAATCGGTGATCCATCGTGATGAAAGGAGTAGCAATAGGTAA
- a CDS encoding right-handed parallel beta-helix repeat-containing protein, whose protein sequence is MNYLRILFLMAGLWLLPAEIMSAETSLQEQINETPSGGKLIIPSGTYEGPIELSKPIAIEAEKGAVIQYSGRETAVSISGQDVSVRNLTIKTSSDKAVAAVQLTGDGHKLLDLDIVTGATAIRMDQASQVQIEGTTITGQFGEHAIDLNESNDNVFAENSIKRVEDGFYVEDSDRNTFTGNQVSESHYGFHIMYSEEAALIDNKVADSFTGAMVMGASGGIIEGNEFKNNNENVHAQGLLLYDSTGVRIAENQLINNRIGLFIEQADANEVKDNLFLSNYIAVQFLESANNIISENDFRLNLNEAQAIKSSQNEVNGNYWDSAVKVDVNGDQYSDLPYEADPYFLSLTDEVPEYQLFFQSPGMLILQKMLKSTSGDLLMDKDPLMKPQAMEVTRGGSPWQVWVIATAMFGVSASLFLIGRKKS, encoded by the coding sequence ATGAACTATTTGCGGATCCTCTTTTTAATGGCGGGCTTATGGCTGCTGCCGGCAGAAATAATGTCCGCTGAGACAAGCCTTCAGGAACAAATTAATGAAACACCCAGCGGGGGGAAGCTGATCATTCCAAGCGGGACATATGAAGGACCAATTGAATTGTCCAAGCCTATTGCGATTGAGGCCGAGAAAGGAGCGGTCATTCAATACAGCGGCAGAGAAACAGCTGTGTCCATAAGCGGGCAAGATGTTTCAGTACGTAATCTGACTATCAAGACGTCGTCAGATAAAGCTGTTGCAGCGGTTCAACTGACCGGTGATGGACATAAGCTGCTTGATTTGGACATTGTGACAGGCGCGACAGCCATCAGGATGGATCAAGCAAGTCAAGTACAGATAGAAGGGACAACGATTACCGGACAGTTCGGGGAGCATGCCATTGACTTGAACGAATCCAATGATAATGTCTTTGCGGAAAATAGCATTAAACGTGTGGAGGATGGATTCTACGTTGAGGACAGTGACCGAAACACCTTTACGGGTAATCAAGTCAGCGAGTCACATTACGGCTTCCATATTATGTATTCAGAAGAAGCTGCGCTTATTGATAATAAAGTGGCTGATAGCTTTACTGGTGCAATGGTAATGGGGGCAAGCGGGGGAATTATTGAAGGGAATGAGTTCAAGAATAACAATGAGAATGTTCATGCACAAGGCTTACTGTTATATGATTCTACAGGTGTGCGTATTGCGGAAAATCAGCTGATTAATAACCGAATTGGCTTATTTATTGAACAAGCTGATGCCAATGAAGTGAAGGACAATCTCTTCTTATCGAATTATATAGCGGTTCAGTTTCTAGAGTCTGCGAATAATATTATTTCAGAAAATGATTTTCGATTGAATTTAAATGAGGCACAAGCCATCAAAAGCAGCCAAAATGAGGTGAATGGAAATTACTGGGATTCAGCCGTGAAGGTGGATGTAAATGGGGATCAATACAGTGATCTGCCTTATGAAGCCGATCCATATTTCTTATCCTTGACTGACGAAGTACCGGAATATCAATTATTCTTTCAATCACCCGGTATGTTGATTTTGCAGAAGATGCTTAAGAGCACTAGCGGGGATTTGCTGATGGATAAGGACCCGCTGATGAAACCGCAAGCCATGGAAGTGACAAGGGGAGGAAGCCCTTGGCAGGTATGGGTCATAGCGACAGCAATGTTTGGAGTAAGTGCCAGTTTATTTCTGATAGGGAGGAAGAAATCATGA
- a CDS encoding DUF1272 domain-containing protein: MSVAITSLSENSTAYICVYECTFCKPCTEVMKQIRTDCGGELVRRPK, translated from the coding sequence GTGAGTGTTGCGATAACATCATTAAGCGAAAACTCAACTGCTTATATTTGCGTTTACGAATGTACATTTTGCAAGCCCTGTACTGAAGTGATGAAACAAATACGCACTGATTGTGGCGGTGAACTTGTTAGAAGACCAAAATAA
- a CDS encoding FAD binding domain-containing protein, with the protein MIAYDFDYYEPVKIEEAVELYRNLKKEGKNPYYFSGGTEIITLGRLNLVKPDAVIDIKKIPECNLFRYDQEHLFIGAALRLNEFEKNRPFPLLSSVTKEIADHTSNNTITLGGNICGQIYYREAVLPFLLADSICITARESGLQKRKINDMFNKHLLLEEGELLVSLATKKDYVEAKSISIKVRQQWNTGYPLVTVAALKIEGFIRIAFSGVCSFPFRSETMEQILNDRSRSLRERIKAALQKIPGPLLNDIEGSEDYRLFVLENTLTTIFKKLGGE; encoded by the coding sequence ATGATCGCCTATGATTTTGATTACTATGAACCAGTAAAGATTGAGGAAGCCGTTGAATTATATCGAAATCTAAAAAAAGAAGGCAAAAACCCTTATTATTTTAGTGGTGGAACAGAAATTATCACTTTAGGCAGATTGAACTTAGTCAAACCAGATGCCGTCATTGATATCAAAAAAATACCGGAATGTAATCTGTTTCGTTATGATCAAGAACATCTCTTCATTGGTGCGGCATTACGTTTAAATGAATTTGAAAAAAACCGTCCATTCCCTTTATTATCAAGTGTTACAAAAGAAATAGCCGATCATACCTCGAATAACACGATTACCCTTGGCGGTAATATATGCGGCCAAATCTATTATCGCGAAGCTGTTCTTCCGTTCTTGCTTGCTGATAGTATTTGTATTACAGCCCGAGAATCTGGATTACAAAAGAGAAAGATAAACGATATGTTTAATAAGCATTTACTGCTGGAGGAAGGGGAGCTTTTAGTAAGCTTAGCTACCAAAAAAGACTATGTAGAAGCAAAGTCAATTAGCATTAAAGTAAGACAACAATGGAATACAGGATATCCGCTAGTCACCGTTGCAGCTCTAAAAATAGAAGGTTTTATCAGGATTGCCTTTAGTGGAGTTTGTTCTTTTCCGTTTCGTTCTGAAACAATGGAACAGATTCTTAATGACCGCAGCCGTTCTTTAAGAGAACGAATAAAAGCCGCCCTGCAAAAAATCCCTGGTCCGTTGTTAAATGATATTGAGGGTTCTGAAGATTACAGATTATTCGTTTTGGAAAATACATTGACCACAATTTTTAAAAAGCTTGGTGGTGAATAA
- a CDS encoding xanthine dehydrogenase family protein molybdopterin-binding subunit yields MDTIGQSVIRKEAWNKVTGKALYTADLDTGNILYVQKVISPYAHAWIEDVDISQAMLVPGVHNIVTGQDLPLTGEEIRDRYPIAFKKVRYHGEVVALVIAETKKIAKAAADLIHVIYKPLPVVNSPTEALENNAPILHERLGEYKKIPDVIPIPGTNIANHSKIRKGNKDQGWMESEVTVEQVFSFKPSDHAAMETRCSLAEITGEGEIIIHSSSQAPFMIKRLISEYFQVEIGKVTVHTPLVGGAYGGKASIQLELLAYIASRAVGGRKVKVINSREEDMLTSPGHIGLEARVKLGANRNGLLKVAEITYLWDGGAYSDKATDLSRAGAVDCTGPYHIENIYCDSLCMYTNHPYAAPYRGFAHSEVLFAFERTMDILALKLKIDPLELRQINAIKPGDETPTQVKLNSSTVGNLPGCIKELKKLMNWEEGNYKRISETQIRAKGICCIWKNSTIDPNASSGAILIFNPDGSVNVISGVVEIGTGTKTILAQMVADQLKMDISRVFVQMDVLTKSTPEHWKTVASRGTLMAGRAVSHACQDVINQLKRIASIVLKAPVEDMEIGNETVYWREEPSKALSYKELAYGYSYPGGNAIGGQIIGRGSYIIPGITTLDKETGAGKPGPEWTVGAQGIEIEYNPLNHRYKIQKAISVIDAGKVLNQKMAEGQVMGAMSMGIAFAGRETFYFDLWGRVQNPQLRTYRPLRYGEHPQYICRFLETPHVEASYGARGLGEHGLLGMPAALANGLSTAASTSLNKLPLLPELIWRSVAKELGE; encoded by the coding sequence ATGGATACGATTGGTCAAAGCGTCATTCGCAAAGAGGCCTGGAATAAAGTGACTGGAAAAGCGCTGTATACCGCAGATTTAGATACAGGGAATATTCTTTATGTCCAAAAGGTAATCAGTCCCTATGCGCATGCATGGATAGAGGATGTGGACATTAGTCAGGCTATGCTTGTTCCTGGGGTGCACAACATTGTAACAGGTCAGGATTTACCCTTAACCGGGGAAGAAATAAGAGACCGGTATCCCATAGCGTTTAAGAAAGTTCGTTACCACGGGGAAGTTGTGGCATTAGTCATTGCTGAAACTAAGAAAATTGCCAAAGCGGCTGCTGACCTCATACATGTTATTTATAAGCCGCTGCCGGTTGTCAATTCTCCAACCGAGGCACTTGAAAATAATGCTCCAATCCTTCACGAACGGTTAGGGGAGTATAAGAAAATACCTGATGTCATCCCTATACCAGGAACAAATATCGCTAACCATTCGAAAATCAGAAAGGGAAATAAAGATCAAGGGTGGATGGAAAGTGAAGTGACGGTTGAACAAGTTTTTTCCTTTAAACCATCCGACCATGCGGCTATGGAAACGAGATGCTCACTCGCAGAAATTACAGGCGAAGGTGAAATAATCATTCATTCCTCTTCACAGGCGCCATTTATGATTAAACGATTAATCAGTGAGTACTTTCAAGTGGAAATAGGCAAAGTTACCGTGCATACCCCATTGGTTGGCGGTGCATATGGAGGAAAAGCATCCATCCAGTTGGAACTATTAGCGTATATTGCGTCAAGAGCAGTTGGCGGTAGGAAAGTTAAGGTGATCAATAGCCGTGAAGAAGATATGCTGACTTCCCCTGGACATATCGGTCTTGAAGCGAGAGTTAAGCTGGGAGCTAACCGCAATGGACTGCTTAAGGTGGCTGAAATCACCTATTTGTGGGACGGGGGAGCATACTCTGATAAAGCAACAGATTTAAGTCGTGCCGGTGCAGTCGATTGCACTGGACCTTATCATATAGAAAATATCTATTGTGATTCCTTATGTATGTATACAAATCACCCGTATGCCGCACCTTATCGTGGATTTGCTCACTCAGAGGTGTTATTTGCATTTGAACGGACAATGGATATCTTAGCCCTTAAATTAAAGATAGACCCCCTAGAACTGAGGCAAATAAATGCCATCAAGCCAGGTGATGAGACACCTACTCAAGTGAAATTGAATTCAAGTACAGTTGGCAATCTTCCTGGTTGTATAAAAGAACTGAAGAAATTAATGAACTGGGAGGAAGGAAATTATAAAAGAATCAGTGAAACACAAATAAGGGCGAAAGGGATTTGCTGCATATGGAAAAACTCCACCATTGATCCGAATGCAAGCTCCGGCGCTATCCTTATCTTTAATCCGGACGGGAGCGTAAATGTGATCTCTGGCGTTGTTGAGATTGGGACAGGGACAAAGACAATCTTAGCACAAATGGTTGCTGATCAATTGAAAATGGATATCTCCCGAGTGTTTGTTCAAATGGACGTCTTAACCAAAAGCACACCGGAGCATTGGAAGACCGTTGCAAGCAGAGGAACATTAATGGCAGGCAGAGCGGTCAGTCATGCTTGTCAGGATGTCATCAATCAATTGAAAAGGATTGCTTCCATTGTATTGAAGGCTCCTGTTGAAGATATGGAGATTGGAAATGAAACGGTTTATTGGAGGGAAGAGCCTTCTAAAGCCTTATCCTATAAAGAGTTGGCCTATGGCTATTCTTATCCGGGAGGGAATGCCATTGGGGGGCAAATTATTGGGAGAGGGAGTTATATCATTCCGGGCATTACCACTTTAGATAAGGAAACAGGGGCTGGGAAACCAGGACCAGAATGGACGGTTGGTGCTCAAGGGATAGAAATCGAATACAATCCCCTTAATCATCGATATAAAATACAAAAAGCAATTTCGGTGATTGATGCTGGAAAAGTATTGAATCAAAAAATGGCAGAAGGGCAAGTGATGGGCGCCATGAGTATGGGGATAGCCTTTGCAGGGCGGGAAACCTTTTATTTTGATTTATGGGGGAGAGTTCAAAATCCTCAGCTGAGAACGTATAGACCATTAAGGTATGGAGAGCACCCACAGTATATTTGTCGGTTTCTAGAAACTCCTCACGTAGAAGCCTCTTATGGAGCCAGAGGGCTGGGAGAACATGGTTTGCTTGGGATGCCAGCTGCATTAGCGAATGGCTTATCCACAGCTGCATCTACCTCTTTGAATAAATTGCCCTTACTGCCTGAATTGATTTGGAGAAGTGTGGCAAAGGAGCTGGGGGAATGA
- a CDS encoding nucleotidyltransferase family protein codes for MKITGLYLAAGHSLRMGMNKLSLPFGDHLLGMWALEKAIHSQLDEIIIISNQVNALPYKTAEDEICMVTMIEGEGPNQSDSIKAGLDKAIEYQSDAIMILLADQPFISTKIINQLINIYKQDHTRSFVAPLMDESMRPPILLSKTLFKDLYKLEGDQGAKQILMEKRQEGVLVPFLDRKIFVDIDTIDEYLFWTQNIQSMSLEESNE; via the coding sequence ATGAAGATCACTGGGCTTTATTTAGCTGCCGGTCACAGTCTGCGCATGGGTATGAATAAATTATCCTTGCCATTTGGAGATCATTTATTGGGAATGTGGGCCTTGGAAAAAGCAATTCACTCACAGCTTGATGAGATTATTATCATCTCTAATCAGGTGAATGCCTTACCATATAAAACGGCTGAAGATGAGATATGTATGGTCACCATGATAGAGGGAGAGGGGCCCAATCAATCTGATTCAATTAAAGCTGGCTTGGATAAGGCTATTGAATATCAGTCAGACGCCATTATGATTCTACTCGCCGATCAGCCCTTTATTTCTACTAAGATAATTAATCAATTAATCAATATTTATAAACAAGATCATACCAGGTCATTTGTTGCTCCATTAATGGATGAATCTATGAGACCGCCGATTTTGCTATCAAAAACATTATTTAAGGATTTATATAAACTTGAGGGAGATCAAGGTGCTAAGCAAATCCTAATGGAAAAAAGGCAAGAAGGAGTGTTAGTGCCTTTTTTGGATAGAAAGATATTTGTTGATATTGACACGATAGATGAATATTTATTTTGGACACAAAATATACAATCAATGAGCCTAGAAGAATCAAATGAATAA
- a CDS encoding helix-turn-helix domain-containing protein, whose product MLGEKILQFRKARGMTQSELAGERLTKGMLSQIENGKAAPSMAALEYLAGRLGCEVSDLVDKKKDYTGLLSEMEALKEEGNYETIDQRLADTLPVNMDVDLVLAKLYGLYAEAGYKLRKKDRKRYADLAAEFYQANGLYVNSAKILWAYHEYCRDEWLDWEESYHTLERIRKEYKGNGLEEDTVFQLKLLLDEAIDLMALEEYTTAHQKLKSAIKLANKTNIYYQMDNIYRIAANEALRNNDGEEYLRLLKKSEQYAVFTENEASIKIMPLLRAMYHNMIKHDPSSAMAELELYSAEGMFLEPLYHLEMGRTLFGLGRIEEALISLSQVKLVDYLIHPIDIAMLQSAGIYRALCYEQMGREEEALKEIDHAEKQLRRMPKSIYYQHAVKVKKRLAEKKGTDD is encoded by the coding sequence ATGCTTGGTGAGAAAATCCTTCAATTTCGTAAGGCACGTGGAATGACGCAAAGTGAACTGGCTGGAGAACGCCTGACAAAAGGAATGCTTAGCCAGATTGAAAATGGAAAAGCTGCTCCCTCTATGGCAGCACTCGAGTATTTGGCCGGCCGCCTTGGATGTGAAGTCTCAGATTTAGTAGATAAGAAGAAAGATTACACAGGCCTGCTATCTGAAATGGAAGCCCTGAAAGAGGAAGGCAATTATGAAACAATTGACCAAAGGCTTGCCGATACATTGCCTGTGAATATGGATGTTGATTTGGTCTTGGCAAAGCTATACGGTTTGTATGCTGAAGCCGGTTATAAGCTGAGAAAGAAAGACCGAAAGAGATATGCGGACCTGGCTGCTGAATTTTATCAGGCGAACGGATTATATGTAAACAGCGCGAAAATCCTTTGGGCTTATCATGAATATTGCCGCGATGAATGGCTTGATTGGGAAGAGTCTTATCATACATTAGAGCGAATTCGAAAGGAATACAAGGGAAACGGACTTGAAGAGGATACGGTTTTTCAATTGAAGCTGCTGTTGGATGAAGCGATTGATCTTATGGCACTTGAAGAATATACAACTGCACATCAAAAGCTGAAAAGTGCGATTAAACTGGCAAATAAGACGAATATTTACTATCAAATGGATAATATTTACCGGATTGCAGCAAATGAGGCACTCCGAAACAATGATGGGGAGGAGTACTTACGGCTCCTTAAGAAATCAGAACAGTATGCCGTCTTTACAGAAAATGAGGCTTCGATTAAAATAATGCCTTTGCTGCGAGCGATGTACCACAATATGATTAAGCATGACCCTTCTAGCGCAATGGCAGAGCTGGAGCTATATTCAGCTGAAGGGATGTTCCTAGAGCCGCTTTATCATTTAGAAATGGGCAGAACCTTGTTTGGTCTTGGCAGGATTGAAGAAGCGCTTATTTCTTTAAGCCAAGTTAAATTAGTTGATTACCTTATTCATCCAATTGATATTGCCATGCTGCAATCTGCCGGAATCTATCGTGCCCTTTGCTATGAACAGATGGGACGAGAGGAAGAGGCATTAAAGGAGATTGACCATGCAGAAAAGCAATTGAGAAGAATGCCGAAATCAATTTATTATCAACATGCAGTAAAGGTAAAGAAACGCCTTGCTGAAAAAAAGGGAACTGATGACTGA
- a CDS encoding XdhC family protein, protein MNQFALILKELSQTDRECVLVTVIHVKGSAYLGEGTTMLIKNDGSSVGIISPGCLEEDVMLQAENVFQDKNSLTLIYNMADAEGWGIGNGCNGILYLTLEYIDEELKQRLTEILANLNDGLYTIHQKYLNGQYELEQTVFKAFKHQPEAFQEQKLLPNGSGYVFTHMIEPKTRLIIFGAGIDARPLVDMARHCDFHVILIDPRVSLCNKQNIPGADQYITAHPLEAIKKINLKRNDYIVLMTHHFLHDKNILQKLIGQSLDYIGIMGTKERSKKLLDSNIPSNVYTPVGLSIGAEGPYEIAVSILAELIHIRNEKRKTK, encoded by the coding sequence ATGAATCAATTTGCTCTGATTCTAAAAGAATTAAGTCAAACAGATAGGGAATGCGTTTTGGTAACGGTCATACATGTTAAAGGATCCGCCTATTTAGGCGAAGGCACTACGATGTTAATTAAGAATGATGGCTCCTCTGTCGGAATCATTAGTCCGGGTTGTTTGGAAGAAGATGTGATGCTTCAGGCTGAAAATGTATTCCAGGATAAAAATTCCCTGACTCTTATTTATAATATGGCTGACGCTGAAGGTTGGGGTATTGGGAACGGGTGTAATGGCATTCTCTATCTCACTCTTGAATACATCGATGAAGAATTGAAGCAACGATTAACTGAAATCCTCGCCAATTTGAATGATGGATTATATACCATCCATCAAAAGTACTTAAACGGCCAATATGAATTGGAACAGACTGTTTTTAAGGCTTTTAAACATCAGCCAGAAGCTTTTCAAGAACAAAAACTGCTACCCAATGGCTCCGGATATGTATTTACACATATGATTGAACCTAAAACACGACTGATTATCTTTGGAGCAGGAATAGATGCCAGGCCATTGGTGGACATGGCTCGCCATTGTGATTTTCACGTGATACTGATTGATCCTAGAGTATCACTATGTAATAAGCAAAACATCCCGGGGGCAGATCAATATATTACTGCGCATCCCCTGGAGGCTATAAAAAAAATAAACCTTAAAAGAAATGATTATATTGTGCTTATGACTCATCATTTCTTACATGATAAAAACATTCTTCAAAAACTGATAGGACAGAGCCTAGATTACATCGGAATTATGGGGACGAAAGAACGCTCGAAAAAGCTGCTGGATTCAAACATACCAAGTAATGTGTATACACCAGTCGGGTTGTCCATAGGTGCTGAAGGTCCATACGAAATTGCTGTTAGCATTCTTGCAGAACTGATTCATATTCGAAACGAAAAGAGAAAAACGAAATGA
- a CDS encoding cysteine hydrolase family protein: protein MNQLLLIIDAQQELIDGNQEESEVFNKESLIKNINLLIKEAITLNVPIVFVRDLDVAEGKGKGFQVHDEINLPADLRFFDKTATNSFHGTGLLDHLKSQEIKHIIIAGCKTQHCIDSAVRTATINGFDVTLAGDAHSTTDSDFLSAKQIINHHNDTLHGHDNNEHFSIVRNSAEDLFSPTHDSYRD from the coding sequence TTGAATCAACTATTATTAATCATTGATGCTCAACAAGAATTAATAGATGGAAATCAAGAAGAAAGTGAAGTCTTTAATAAAGAATCACTCATTAAGAATATTAACTTACTGATTAAAGAAGCCATAACATTGAACGTTCCCATTGTATTTGTCAGGGATTTAGATGTTGCTGAGGGTAAAGGTAAAGGGTTTCAGGTTCACGATGAAATCAATCTGCCTGCAGATTTAAGGTTTTTTGATAAAACGGCAACGAATTCCTTCCATGGAACAGGCTTATTAGATCACTTAAAATCTCAAGAGATAAAACATATTATTATTGCAGGTTGTAAAACACAGCATTGTATAGATAGCGCAGTCAGAACAGCCACTATTAATGGTTTTGATGTTACATTGGCCGGCGATGCCCATTCAACAACAGACAGTGACTTTTTAAGCGCAAAACAAATTATCAATCATCATAATGACACTCTTCATGGACATGACAATAATGAGCACTTTTCCATTGTTAGGAATTCAGCCGAAGACTTGTTTAGTCCAACTCATGACTCATACAGGGACTAG
- a CDS encoding ABC transporter permease, protein MWTIWGSEWKTTSRQKSYYSILILWLFVISLLIALERSNGSISGYTNITGTIVNIMLYILPLFMLIYGSFSIANEMENGQWRLLCTYPLEMSSYFFGKLGGQFTAQAVGFSLAYWLSMLLGLITGISISLKWMIVLYLFSLQLILFFLCIGLFLGSFVKTRWQALTHSVGVWFVLIMIWPTLLIAITSVLPYPMIGTFMKTAMFLNPAEFTRFFLASKLNAGSIFGVAYDSLVPLFEQGIVWGVIFLYGFAVIALLGGLAIWKLKKRRAN, encoded by the coding sequence ATGTGGACAATCTGGGGCTCTGAATGGAAAACAACATCAAGACAGAAATCCTATTACAGCATTCTCATTCTTTGGCTGTTTGTCATCAGCCTTTTAATTGCATTAGAAAGGTCCAATGGGTCCATATCTGGCTACACGAATATTACGGGTACGATTGTTAATATCATGCTGTATATATTGCCGCTCTTTATGCTTATTTATGGGTCATTTTCCATTGCCAATGAAATGGAGAATGGGCAGTGGCGTTTATTATGCACCTATCCGCTTGAGATGTCTTCATACTTTTTTGGGAAGCTGGGGGGACAGTTTACTGCTCAGGCTGTTGGTTTTTCGCTTGCCTATTGGCTCAGTATGCTGTTGGGCTTGATTACAGGCATTTCCATCTCGTTGAAATGGATGATCGTACTCTATCTATTTTCACTCCAGCTTATTCTCTTTTTTCTTTGTATTGGATTATTCCTTGGCTCCTTTGTCAAAACGAGATGGCAGGCTTTAACCCATTCTGTCGGGGTTTGGTTCGTACTCATCATGATATGGCCAACTCTGCTGATTGCCATAACGAGTGTACTGCCCTATCCCATGATTGGAACATTCATGAAGACAGCTATGTTTCTCAATCCAGCTGAATTCACCCGTTTTTTCCTCGCATCGAAGCTGAATGCGGGCTCTATCTTCGGGGTTGCCTATGATTCCCTTGTTCCATTATTTGAACAAGGCATTGTCTGGGGAGTGATTTTTCTTTATGGGTTTGCAGTGATTGCGCTGTTAGGAGGTCTTGCTATATGGAAGCTGAAGAAAAGGAGAGCCAATTAA
- a CDS encoding ABC transporter ATP-binding protein, producing MEAEEKESQLSGKLMVNGVSKQYKRTYALHPFSMQMREGECVVLCGGNGAGKSTILNILAGISRPTAGSVALNGIEMMKEKMAYVADIGYMPDEFLAQGEMSVWEFLRFYASLRMVADDRIEQVLGQIGLEEKRSEQVKALSKGMRQRLLLGQAILADPDLLIMDEPTNGLDPFWINEFVELVHTLKKKGMMIVFSTHMMDVAAEVGDRIMFIHSGKLAQSLVNDAKDIPGFTRRLLELYRLN from the coding sequence ATGGAAGCTGAAGAAAAGGAGAGCCAATTAAGCGGAAAGCTAATGGTGAACGGTGTTTCCAAACAATATAAACGAACATATGCCCTTCATCCTTTTTCCATGCAAATGAGAGAGGGAGAATGCGTTGTCCTCTGCGGAGGGAACGGAGCCGGCAAAAGCACGATCCTGAATATTCTGGCTGGAATATCACGGCCAACCGCAGGCTCTGTCGCATTGAATGGCATTGAGATGATGAAGGAGAAGATGGCCTATGTAGCTGATATTGGCTATATGCCAGATGAATTTCTAGCGCAAGGAGAGATGAGTGTCTGGGAATTCCTTCGTTTCTATGCCTCTTTGCGTATGGTGGCTGATGACAGAATCGAACAAGTCTTGGGGCAAATAGGGTTGGAAGAGAAAAGGAGCGAGCAGGTTAAGGCTTTATCTAAGGGGATGCGTCAGCGCTTGCTGCTTGGGCAAGCAATCCTTGCTGATCCGGACTTGCTCATCATGGATGAACCGACAAATGGACTGGACCCTTTCTGGATAAATGAATTCGTCGAATTGGTTCATACCTTGAAGAAGAAGGGCATGATGATTGTTTTCTCCACTCATATGATGGATGTAGCAGCAGAGGTTGGTGACCGAATCATGTTTATCCACTCAGGGAAGCTGGCCCAGTCCCTTGTCAATGATGCGAAGGACATTCCTGGATTTACAAGGCGCTTATTGGAGCTTTATCGGTTGAATTGA
- a CDS encoding nitrous oxide reductase accessory protein NosL — protein sequence MKKTWIGIGLSILSVCSIGVLLFLGGCGKDEVEPQAIDPETDICVNCNMSVPDDQYATELVLADGKYMKFDDIGCMYKWMEKNSDENIEQGFVRDFNSKEWVDEEDATYVYGMEIETPMSFHVISFEDADDAKDYADSHSAKVMSYSDLENHKWVKEMKSGDHNM from the coding sequence ATGAAAAAAACATGGATTGGAATTGGTTTATCTATACTATCAGTTTGTTCGATTGGGGTATTGCTGTTTCTAGGAGGCTGCGGCAAAGATGAGGTTGAGCCGCAAGCAATCGATCCGGAAACAGACATATGTGTGAACTGTAATATGTCAGTGCCTGATGACCAATATGCCACTGAGCTTGTCTTGGCTGATGGTAAATATATGAAATTCGATGATATTGGCTGTATGTACAAATGGATGGAAAAAAATTCAGATGAGAATATCGAACAAGGCTTTGTACGTGATTTCAATTCGAAGGAATGGGTAGACGAAGAGGATGCCACATATGTGTATGGAATGGAGATAGAGACACCAATGTCATTCCATGTTATCTCGTTTGAAGATGCAGATGATGCAAAGGATTATGCAGACAGTCACTCTGCGAAAGTAATGTCCTATTCTGACCTTGAAAACCATAAATGGGTCAAGGAAATGAAATCTGGCGATCATAACATGTAA